aaataaaaaaaaaagcagaattcTCTAACTAGGAAGTAGGTCTGAGAATTGAAGTCAAACCTGTTTGTGAAGACAACCCTTAGGAAATGAACAAATTACCTTTGTTGACGAGTGGTCACTCAGCACAAGTAAATTTACACTCAGGGAAATAGTGGCCTATATAAGCAGGATTTTAGTTGTGGTCTTTATTCAGAAATGGTCTTTTCAACAGGTATTACTTTATTGGTGCAGTGAATAGCTTAAAACAAGGTAGCGGTATATACAGTCAGAACTCAATGTTGCAAATGTGCTTATCTTGAAATCTTGGATATGTCTGAGTCTGAAAGTAAAGTAATATGGTTCTAATTAAAACTAACTTGACATGCTACAGCTCTGCTTGTGTTAAAGGAAAAAACAAGTGCCATAATTGCAGGGGGTAATGTACTCTTTGCTTGTGTTTTTCAGCCCCCTCAGCAAGAGCCCAAGCCACAGGCAGCTCCAATGGAACCAGAGCCCGAACCTGAGCCTGAGAGTGAAGAAAGTGATATTGGTGAGTTAAAAGGAAATATACAAGAATATTAGAATATCATTTGGATTAGTTTGGATTCATTATTTAATCATGTATGCTGGAAATAACTATGCAAGTACATAATCAATCAGGGGTTTTCTTTATCAAATTGGGCATTGGTCCAGCTTCAAACAAATTCAGTTGCGAAAAACTAAACAAGATTGTCAAAATTAAGGAAGAAATGACAAAAGAGAATCTATAgaataaagtaaaaagaaaaaaatctctatGAAAACAGCAATGGGTCCTTTTTGTTCAGGGAGAAAATGCCCTGCAAGAGCATCCTTAGGGTCTCTCCACATTGAACATATATCaagtatttatgtctcccaccacacagtggtgtgggagacatattgatttactctagtctgtgtgtgtgtctgtcacaaagcttgtccgcactctaagtcgaacatttctcatccgattttcaccaaacttgaacaaaatgtgtttgaccataagacctcggccaagttcgataactagccaaatcggtccaggcgtcttggagttatggcccttgaattaccaaaaatcggtgtttttactcttgtccgcactctaattcaaatatttctcatccgatcttcaccagacttgaacaaaatgtgtttgatcatgagacctcggccaagttcgataactagccaaatcggtccaggcattttagagttacggcccttgaattaccgaaaaaatccgtctgtttactcttgtccgcactctaattcaaatatttctcatccaatcttcaccaaacttgaacaaaatgtgtttggccataagaccttacccaagttcgataactagccaaatccgcccaggcacttttgatttatggcccttgaattactgattggatccactcatccagaccatctaattggatccactcgtctaaaacatctagagaaactaacattttttataggggcagttgtgggagacatgcgcttttctcaaaagcatctctagtttttccGTGCATTTGTAGAACTTGACAACACTGGTGTAGTAGAAGATCCTGATGATTTTATGCCAGAATATCCTGTTCTTGGTGGTGAAGTTACAGAGGAAATGATGGACCAAGCTACTGATAAAAGAAATGAAGCTATGGCAGCAATGAGTGATGGTAAAGTATTGAGGAATTTATAGATAGCAGCTATTAAGTTTGTGATGACAATGACATAGTCATTTGtcaaaatggctgtttggtgtatgtgcttTAGTGTCAGCTTGCATCAAATTTATCTAGATAATAACTGTGATATGCTTGGAGGAATCTGGCCCTTTATGTACttagaaattttgtatttctttttatttaggtccacttttcttgaattCTGTAAGagctataactttgaaactttgtacaattaattattatcattagattagtatgtaggtcaagaaccataactctctctcttgcattttgtcagaattatgggcctatttaacttagaaaatcagtGTCTCTTGGTTGTgttttgtttaagttcacttttgttttgtttcttgaaTACTTACCGTAGCTAttaaacttcatacattttttgtcatcAATTAAGATAAGTAAGAACTtagaaggccaagaaccataatctttctacaaaatttattaaaactgaCAATTTTTTCTTATTGCTTTCAGGAAACCTTGAGGTTGCTGTACATCTGTTCACAGAGGCCATCAAATGTAATCCTAATTTAGCAATATTGTATGCAAAAAGAGCTAGGTATGTCACTTACTGgctttaaagtttttgttttctcttttacaGAAATTGAATGTTTAAATGAGGTACAGTTGAACCTGCCACCTTTATTAAGCCTGTGTTTGCCTTGAGTAGTGAGTCAGCTGACTCCTGAAATTGACACTGTTCTGTATAATTTGATCATTTTGCGACATGGAAAAACTTGTGATTTTTGCAAATAGGGATTGTTTGCAGAGTTTGGAGCATGCAAAAATTAAGACAAATTTGACTTCTAAAGTTGTTGTTGGTTGAAAGTCATGTCTACCGGTATTTTAATATAACAAAACcccaaattttctatttttctgttgACTGAGAACTTAAAGGCTGTCCACTTGAAATTCAATGTCAAAGCTGCTCTCTTTATGTACCTCTCCATAACTGGTTGTTTGAAACACCTTGAATATAGGTTGAATCATGCCAGTCTAAATTGTGTTTCTCTTTGTACAGAGAGAAATAAGCAAAGAAGGATTTACACTTTCCTGGTCAAAACAGGGTATTCTATAATTTTTCTCGTCCAATCAGTGTTCTCTATTTGTATCATGTGACTGTCCATTACATTTCCTAATTGGATACAATATTTTTTGCATTGGGCGATGCAGTAACTTTGAATTGAATCTCCATGTTAAGGAAACAGTATAAGCTGTCAACCTCTATAACAGGGCGTCAAGTTacctatatttacctatattttcctatattttagccctctacctataataacctataaaatcctatattttgccaaaatacctaTAAATACCTATAATCTGGTGGTTAGCAAGGAATACAAAGGTCATTCAAaccattaaaaaagaagtaattctacGATAATTGAGTTTATAAATATGCTGTTACCTTTTAGGCATTGAAATTTGTATCCCTTTCAGGTGTAGCGATCCTGCCCAGCCCAGCTTTAGGAAAGCTTTAAGTAATGGAAGTTCTTTTTTCAATTGGATTTGAGTACCAGTATTGGTAAAGTTTTATCTGTTGGtgaattaatagtttattatgaaagtaagatatacattgtatgttaaaatgttatttgtttaaaatcataaaagtagccactttttctgttcctttgtattttatgtttaataaaagagagtgctggtaggtggtggaggaggataaaacacttgtctgacttgttttcttcattataagcaACCTATATAATCCTATATTTCTGGCCCCCAAATACCTATATTTCAGGATCCTACCTATATTTTTGACTCCCAAAAGTACTTGACGCCCTGCTATAAGTATCCCCATAAATATCAACATCAGTAAATGCATAATACAATGATTTTAGATGGAATCATTTCTCTGATTATAATCCTGATTTATCTTAGAAAAATAAactaagaataaaataaaattatacaacATTGACCTATACAATATGGAATATATTTAGATGTGTACCCACTGGAAAAAACATTGGACTCACCCATCAATTTGTCCAGTATGTTTCTTCAGATGAGTGCTTTTCTAAAGTTTTGATATATTGCCATATTGTACAAAACAGTGTTAAATAACCCATTACAATTGAACTCGTATCTTCAGAAAAAAACTCACTGGATGCCTGTTACCTCATGTAATATGACTTTTCTGCTGGATACTTATATCCATATACATGGCTGTATTGCACAGAACAATGTCAGACAGTCTAACAATATATTTCAGTGTATATATTCGTATGAAGAAATTGAAAGCTGCCATTCATGATTGTGACAAAGCATGCCAGCTGAATCCAGATGCTGCGTCAGGTTTTAAGTTTAGAGGGAAAGCACGAAAGTAAGGCTTTTATAACTTACACAGATTATAGACTTGTTATAAAACCAGCCTCTGCATACATTGGACAAGTATAGATTTTTccagttaaaaataatttaaaattgtaattttgtttatatattcattgtgttcaaaaatagaaacttttaaacaacgtcttctcttgaactgcttgattgttcttcatcaaactttgtcggtaacatcattataagatctTATGCCAGATGTATTCAACTGTGGAACTTTGTGCCTTACAGGGGACACCAGAgccagaaaaagaaaattgtttaaagaaattcttttcATCAAGTTTGTTTCTAATGTTTATACATTTTGGGCTGGCACagcaaaatatagaagaaaaaaaactttaaataacttactTTATTGATTTGTTCACctaacttggtcagaagcaaggtctTATGGTCGAGGTCCTCGTCCGGTGAGCGCCATAATATAATGGGCctcttgttcattttgttttgatatttattaaatttgaaaattttcatttaaacaaaagcAAAGGAGGACTTTTGTCTGTCTTGATCAAATTGTCCTGGGGTATTTtgtctggggggggggggtgcagatTTTGTACAACATTCAGGCAGATCATCAGTTGAAGTGGATATCTACCTATTTTGTTGATAATTATACCAAGCCAAAAGGCTGTTAGTATGTAAACAAGGGCTGACCCTATTGTTTAAGAACTTAGATTCTGGTTCTTGTTGTGTAGAGATAAAGCTGTAATGTCATATACATGTTGTAGAATGCTGGGACAGTGGGAGGATGCGTATCATGATTTAACGCAAGCTGCTAAACTAGACTATGATGATGACATCAATGAAATGTTGACACAAGTGAAACCTAATGTGAGTacatacaatattttcatattcTGCCCTTTATTGCCCCCTGTGTTAATGGCATTATGTTGGTTGCGAAACTTCCCAAGCTTGCCCATTACATGTATCTTTCATATTTGGTTTGTAAACATCCAGCACTGAtactgattttaacaaaatggCTTTCACGTTGCCAGCATACCTAGTTGAGTGGTATCTTTACTGAAAGAAATTGTCAATGATATGAAATCGTTATGGGGTGTGTTTGTAGTTTGTTAATGATCAGATACTGGATATACACTCTTGCCTGATATGGATCTCGTAAACAGCAAATATCCTGTACAAAGTTTTCAATAAACCACATAGCTGATATCTTGATTCCTATATCATGCAGTTTTACAGCAACTAGCGTAAtgtcatttacaaatattttttcctgGCATTTGATTTGAAACGTTAAGTAAAGTAAAACTGAACAGTTATCTTTCTTACAATACAGTGGATTACCACATGCTTTAGCATTGATGGCTAAACCATTAGTGCTCACCTGCACATTTTATATTGTCCATGTCTGTTTTCTTAATGTTTTCTATGTGTAGGTTGCATGAAACCCTGGAAAACTCAAGAATTTTGATCATCCTCTTTGACCTCAAGCAGTCAGTATTATCttgtagataaaaaaaaaatggcataaattCAGAAAATTGTTATGAACAGGGTTGCaacttaccttgaaaagtcagggaaaagtgattgtttttcaaggtcagtgaattgtcagggaaatcttgataatagTCAGTAGGGAAGGAGGAGGCTGAAAAAGTAtggtggtattggtcagtgaaaaatatggtttagtcagggaaaagtcagggaatttcatgTTCTCAACTATGTGGCAACCctgatgaaatactgtgaaatcagtaaaATTCATGGACTAATTTTTCATGGATTTAATTGGGTCAGTCAATTCACAAAATCTTATTCCAACAAACTAGTAAATTTCCATTTTTTGCTCAAAGTTTCAAGTCTAAGAAATCAGATCCCAACAACATTGCAGTTTTGACTAAAGTAAAGAAATTTcttgcccacaaaattaaatgattataCAGTAACTCAAATACACAACAGTATGTAAGTAGTCATTTATGTGTTTCCAATATATAAAATAGATAAGCATAAACTATGCAAATCCTCACATACCaggtggccgaatggttaaggtcgctgactgaatcacttgcccctcatcactGTGGGTTCAAGATGCACTTGGGGCATTaattcttcatgagaggaagccatccagctggcttacggaatgtcagtggttctatccaggtgcccgcttgtgataaaatcagaggggcacctagggtcttcctccaccatcaaagctgggaagttgccatatgacataaattgtgtcggtgcgacgttaaaccaaacaaaaacaacaaaaaacaagaacatACCAGATAGTACTTACCTGTCATATTTTCTGCAGGCTATGAAAATTCAACAACACAAGAGGAAGTATGAGCGTAAGAGGGAAGAGAGGGAATTACAGGCAAGAAAAGAACGTGTGCGAAAAGCCAAGGAGGCACAGGAGAAAGCCAGACAGGTTTAATTTAAGTTTCTTGTGTTTAATCATGAATGAGTAAAGAATATTTTAGAATTTACCGATTTATTTGAGATAAATTTTGGTTGTTTGGTAAGGGGTATGTCAACAATTACAGGACATGTATAACAGACTGGAAAGTATTTGTTTTATGACTTCTTTTCCGTCTTAATGCAAATGATTTTGGATTTACTTTCTCATTTGCAATTTCCCAGATCTGTCCATTTGCCTAAG
This window of the Mercenaria mercenaria strain notata chromosome 5, MADL_Memer_1, whole genome shotgun sequence genome carries:
- the LOC123557712 gene encoding hsc70-interacting protein-like isoform X1 — protein: MSGLIPPAQVQQLKMFVQACKSNPNILHVPELSFLNDWLVSMGASIPPPSAEPSTPPPQQEPKPQAAPMEPEPEPEPESEESDIELDNTGVVEDPDDFMPEYPVLGGEVTEEMMDQATDKRNEAMAAMSDGNLEVAVHLFTEAIKCNPNLAILYAKRASVYIRMKKLKAAIHDCDKACQLNPDAASGFKFRGKARKMLGQWEDAYHDLTQAAKLDYDDDINEMLTQVKPNAMKIQQHKRKYERKREERELQARKERVRKAKEAQEKARQESQSSGNSPGGFPGGFPGGFPGGMPGGFPGGGMPGGFPGAGGFPGAGASGGAGGMPDISKLLQDPEILTAFQDPEVSQAFMDVSQNPANISKYQNNPKIQKIIQKMSEKFGMFGGAGSGQGEGGQGEGPGGAGGAGGAGAPHSQPDLGVD
- the LOC123557712 gene encoding hsc70-interacting protein-like isoform X2; its protein translation is MMHMGASIPPPSAEPSTPPPQQEPKPQAAPMEPEPEPEPESEESDIELDNTGVVEDPDDFMPEYPVLGGEVTEEMMDQATDKRNEAMAAMSDGNLEVAVHLFTEAIKCNPNLAILYAKRASVYIRMKKLKAAIHDCDKACQLNPDAASGFKFRGKARKMLGQWEDAYHDLTQAAKLDYDDDINEMLTQVKPNAMKIQQHKRKYERKREERELQARKERVRKAKEAQEKARQESQSSGNSPGGFPGGFPGGFPGGMPGGFPGGGMPGGFPGAGGFPGAGASGGAGGMPDISKLLQDPEILTAFQDPEVSQAFMDVSQNPANISKYQNNPKIQKIIQKMSEKFGMFGGAGSGQGEGGQGEGPGGAGGAGGAGAPHSQPDLGVD